From a single Bacteroidota bacterium genomic region:
- a CDS encoding efflux RND transporter periplasmic adaptor subunit, producing MKNSRNTMKNISLFAISILIISLVASCGGGKTTLDQKKESLDSLVKIQKKVADDISKIQKEIAELDTTNKDDKSRLISITKLENIEFKHYLEIQGRVDADENVTITAKAPGTITAVYVKVGDMVSRGQVLAQLDDQNLRSGMAELNNRLELATTVFQRQKNLWDQKIGSEIAFLQAKNNKEALEKSKATLNENLESFKIKSLVTGVLDEVFAKVGQLASPGFPAFRVVNNSKLKVKADVAETYSGKIKQGNNVLIVFPDINKETQSTVSYSGKVINPMSRTFNVECTLSGDMASYQPNMVAIVKIIDYENPKTLVIPINTIQNNEEGSYVFVLVHEGKKTIARKRIVTVGMNYSGKIEVKSGLQPGDELITTGYQDLNDGEEVKL from the coding sequence ATGAAAAACTCAAGAAATACAATGAAAAATATATCTTTATTCGCTATCTCAATTCTTATAATAAGTCTGGTAGCAAGCTGTGGTGGCGGTAAAACCACTTTAGACCAAAAGAAAGAGTCACTTGATAGTTTGGTCAAAATTCAGAAAAAAGTAGCTGATGATATTTCGAAAATACAAAAAGAAATTGCCGAATTAGATACTACCAATAAAGATGATAAATCACGCTTGATTTCAATAACCAAATTAGAAAATATTGAATTTAAACATTACCTCGAAATACAAGGTCGTGTAGATGCTGACGAGAATGTAACAATTACCGCAAAAGCTCCTGGCACTATTACGGCGGTATATGTAAAGGTAGGCGACATGGTGAGCAGGGGTCAGGTGCTGGCACAACTTGATGATCAAAATCTTCGCTCAGGAATGGCCGAATTAAATAACAGACTTGAATTGGCAACTACTGTTTTTCAAAGACAAAAGAATTTGTGGGATCAAAAGATAGGAAGTGAAATTGCATTTTTGCAAGCAAAGAATAATAAAGAAGCTTTAGAAAAAAGTAAGGCTACCTTAAACGAGAACCTCGAATCATTCAAAATAAAATCGTTGGTAACGGGTGTGCTTGATGAAGTATTTGCAAAAGTAGGGCAGCTTGCATCACCTGGTTTCCCTGCCTTCCGCGTTGTAAATAATTCTAAACTAAAAGTAAAAGCTGATGTAGCTGAAACTTATTCAGGTAAAATTAAACAGGGCAATAATGTGCTGATTGTATTCCCCGATATTAACAAAGAAACCCAATCGACAGTATCATACAGTGGCAAAGTAATAAACCCCATGTCGCGTACTTTTAATGTAGAATGCACCCTAAGTGGCGATATGGCAAGTTATCAACCCAATATGGTAGCCATTGTAAAAATTATAGATTATGAAAATCCTAAAACTTTAGTAATACCCATTAATACTATACAAAACAATGAAGAAGGTTCGTATGTATTTGTATTGGTGCATGAAGGTAAGAAAACTATCGCACGCAAACGTATAGTAACTGTAGGCATGAACTACAGCGGAAAAATTGAAGTAAAATCGGGCCTACAACCGGGAGACGAATTAATTACTACGGGCTACCAAGATTTGAATGATGGAGAAGAAGTAAAACTATAA
- a CDS encoding TetR/AcrR family transcriptional regulator, whose product MEKDTKNKILKGAESIFMKVGVKSTTMDDVSRELGISKKTLYQYFSDKSDLVKQTVDHTFSCEEAYFSHLHAERKNPIDEVLCIVKRVNQTMRHVNPMTINDLKKYYHDSWKRFDQHKRSFIAKMVKSNLENGKAEGYYRSDLNTEIICRLYVEIIGLTVNNELFPDDEYSFHDIYHEFINYHLRGVCTPKGIKYLENKTTQL is encoded by the coding sequence TTGGAAAAAGATACTAAAAATAAAATACTGAAAGGTGCAGAGTCCATTTTCATGAAAGTGGGCGTAAAAAGCACGACTATGGATGATGTGAGCCGTGAATTGGGTATTAGTAAAAAAACTTTGTACCAGTATTTTTCAGACAAATCGGACTTGGTAAAACAAACAGTTGATCACACCTTTAGTTGCGAGGAAGCGTATTTTAGTCATTTGCATGCTGAAAGAAAAAACCCAATTGACGAAGTGCTTTGTATCGTAAAACGGGTGAACCAAACTATGAGACATGTGAATCCGATGACTATAAATGATCTTAAAAAATATTATCATGATAGCTGGAAAAGATTCGACCAACATAAAAGAAGCTTTATAGCAAAAATGGTAAAGTCCAATTTGGAAAACGGCAAAGCGGAGGGGTATTATAGAAGTGACCTTAATACTGAAATAATTTGCAGATTGTATGTGGAGATAATTGGGCTTACCGTAAACAATGAATTGTTCCCTGATGATGAGTATAGTTTCCACGACATTTACCATGAATTCATTAATTATCATTTGAGGGGTGTTTGCACGCCTAAAGGAATTAAATATTTAGAAAATAAAACAACACAGTTATGA
- a CDS encoding SBBP repeat-containing protein, producing MQIPSTLAQKVEKIHSKRPALLYENKGQVVDQNRKVRNDVRMIFSANGFTLAIKDQGMSYELVSSKTYQKQKKDEMFEMDSIPLRRTETKHINDSVVFESHRIDIDFMNGNPHPIIIKEGRSDYYENYYTEYTGEQGVTNIYGYTKTILKDVWHNIDIEFIANGKTTNSIKYNFIIRAGGNINDIQLKYNGTMPVLLDNTIKITSTLGELTETIPAVYYTNTTAEKPMVNYVLKGGIVSFSGKNINTEHNTLVVDPSLVWGTYYGGSGDNDYALNLTINDSGFAYITGNTFCTTGISSSNAFQILNAGKIDVFIAKFSSGGKFMWATYYGGKSNEYSYGIDIGDSNNIYVTGYTISDSGIATSGSYQFSRRGKEEVFLAKFSDTGNLIWATYYGGENYDYSQAVLSDDSGYTYIVGYTYSDSNIATTGAFKSSYGGNIDAFIAKFSKNGVLIWATYYGSDNPDFNVDIATDDSNYLYITGYTSSKTNITTSNVYQTSIAGKYDAYITKFSNTGNRIWGTYFGGSENEYSSGITIDDSNYIYITGYTESGSGITTLGSHQKSIAGGTDVFIAKFSNTGNRKWSSYYGGKSDDVAGHIAADDSNNIFITGNTKSTSGIATYGANQTYFAGYYDAFVSKFSGAAKLKWATYYGGTALDNGTGISKGDSGSIYITGNTFSYSGIATSGAYQTIGSSNNDAFLAKFPYAPRNNAGPTALIYPVNSFCPGNRTVKITLKNFGIDTLKSDSIYWSVDGVMQKGILWKGKIKKDSSVSVLIGSYFFSKPGSIQIVVWSVKPNAVQDEITSNDTIKTIIIVYSLPTAFSGVDTAICIGNYITIGLLKTSGILYNWTSSPTGYYSTVSNPLVLPSSATNYYLKATDSITGCTNYDTVTINTNPANSSAINTFICQGNTYIFGGKNISNTGTYYDTLKNYLGCDSVVLLNLSVLSNNSSSIHAAICQGNTYYFGGINISSTGIYYDTLKNYLGCDSVIALNLSISQLPVPTVSGNPTHFCEGDSAILSIGKFKSYLWNTRDTTQSIIVKTSGNYYVKVKDSNSCGDSSNSINITVFANPAPVITKVSNSLQTGNYYTYQWYLNNGIINNATSQNYTPLTDGDYTVFVTDSNACNGTSVLYTVGWTGISAINDAEINIFPNPTNGDVIMEFNSTSNKIITIYDAFGKQILNTKFSDKTYKVSLDENYATGIYFFVVIEGGRNNIYKVVKELR from the coding sequence TTGCAAATCCCCTCCACACTTGCTCAAAAGGTAGAAAAAATTCATTCAAAAAGACCTGCTTTATTATATGAAAACAAAGGACAGGTGGTTGACCAAAACCGAAAAGTGCGAAATGATGTTAGGATGATTTTTTCTGCAAATGGATTTACATTAGCTATTAAAGACCAAGGCATGAGTTATGAATTGGTCTCTTCAAAAACTTATCAAAAGCAAAAGAAAGATGAAATGTTTGAGATGGATTCGATTCCGCTGCGGCGGACTGAAACCAAACATATCAATGACAGTGTAGTATTTGAAAGCCACAGAATTGATATAGATTTTATGAATGGCAATCCTCACCCAATTATTATAAAAGAAGGCCGCAGTGATTATTACGAAAACTATTATACTGAATATACAGGCGAACAAGGTGTAACCAATATATATGGCTATACCAAAACTATATTAAAAGACGTTTGGCATAATATAGATATTGAATTTATTGCTAATGGTAAAACCACCAATTCTATTAAGTATAATTTTATCATAAGAGCAGGCGGAAACATCAATGATATACAATTGAAGTATAATGGCACAATGCCTGTATTACTTGACAACACTATAAAGATAACAAGTACTTTAGGAGAACTTACCGAAACTATTCCCGCTGTATATTATACAAATACTACTGCTGAAAAACCTATGGTTAATTATGTATTGAAAGGTGGAATTGTATCTTTTAGTGGCAAAAATATTAATACAGAACATAATACTTTGGTGGTGGATCCGAGTTTGGTTTGGGGGACGTATTATGGGGGGAGTGGAGACAATGATTATGCTCTTAATTTAACAATAAACGATTCAGGATTTGCATACATAACCGGAAATACTTTTTGTACAACTGGAATAAGTAGTTCAAATGCATTTCAAATATTAAATGCTGGTAAAATAGATGTTTTTATTGCAAAGTTTTCGAGTGGTGGGAAATTTATGTGGGCTACATATTATGGTGGAAAATCCAATGAATATAGTTATGGGATAGATATTGGTGATTCAAATAATATATATGTAACTGGATATACGATAAGCGATTCAGGTATTGCTACTTCAGGTAGTTATCAATTTTCACGCAGGGGAAAAGAAGAGGTCTTTCTTGCTAAATTTTCAGATACAGGTAATCTTATTTGGGCTACATATTATGGAGGCGAAAATTATGACTACAGCCAAGCAGTATTGTCAGATGATTCAGGATACACATATATTGTAGGATATACATATAGCGACTCGAACATAGCAACAACAGGGGCGTTCAAAAGTTCTTATGGAGGCAATATAGATGCTTTTATCGCAAAGTTTTCAAAAAATGGAGTGCTTATTTGGGCTACATATTATGGGAGTGATAATCCTGATTTTAACGTCGATATAGCAACTGATGATTCAAATTATTTATATATAACTGGATATACAAGTAGCAAAACTAATATTACGACTTCAAATGTTTATCAAACTTCTATTGCAGGTAAATACGATGCATACATAACAAAATTTTCAAATACTGGAAATAGGATTTGGGGTACCTATTTTGGGGGAAGTGAAAATGAGTATAGTAGCGGTATTACAATAGATGATTCAAATTATATATATATAACTGGGTATACTGAAAGTGGTTCTGGGATTACTACTCTTGGTTCACACCAAAAATCAATTGCTGGAGGAACTGACGTTTTCATAGCAAAATTTTCAAATACAGGAAATAGAAAATGGAGCAGTTATTATGGTGGTAAAAGTGATGATGTAGCTGGACACATTGCCGCAGATGACTCTAATAATATATTTATAACAGGAAACACTAAAAGTACATCTGGGATTGCCACGTATGGTGCTAATCAGACTTATTTTGCTGGATATTATGATGCATTTGTTTCTAAATTTTCAGGAGCCGCAAAACTTAAATGGGCTACCTATTATGGAGGAACCGCACTAGATAATGGAACAGGGATATCAAAAGGTGATTCGGGGAGTATATATATAACTGGAAATACTTTTAGTTATTCAGGTATAGCTACCTCGGGAGCATATCAAACAATAGGTTCATCAAACAATGATGCCTTTTTGGCTAAATTTCCTTATGCCCCTAGAAATAATGCTGGGCCAACAGCTCTTATTTACCCCGTAAATTCATTTTGCCCGGGAAATAGAACCGTTAAAATTACGCTTAAAAATTTTGGTATAGATACCCTCAAATCCGATAGCATTTACTGGAGTGTTGATGGGGTGATGCAAAAAGGGATTTTATGGAAAGGAAAAATAAAAAAAGATAGTTCTGTAAGTGTATTAATTGGGTCGTATTTTTTCTCTAAACCTGGAAGTATTCAAATTGTAGTGTGGTCGGTAAAGCCAAATGCAGTTCAAGATGAGATAACATCAAATGATACAATAAAAACTATTATCATAGTTTATTCATTACCAACAGCATTTTCTGGAGTAGACACTGCTATTTGCATTGGAAACTATATAACTATAGGCTTATTAAAAACTTCTGGAATATTATACAATTGGACATCTTCTCCTACTGGGTATTATAGTACTGTATCTAATCCGCTGGTACTGCCTTCATCGGCGACCAATTATTATTTAAAAGCGACTGATTCTATTACAGGTTGTACTAACTATGATACAGTTACAATCAATACTAATCCTGCAAACTCATCAGCAATTAATACTTTCATTTGCCAAGGCAATACTTATATTTTTGGCGGGAAAAATATTTCAAATACAGGAACCTATTATGATACTTTAAAAAATTATCTGGGATGTGATTCCGTTGTTCTATTGAACTTGAGTGTCTTGTCCAATAATTCCTCAAGTATTCATGCAGCTATATGTCAGGGGAACACTTATTACTTTGGCGGAATTAATATTTCAAGCACTGGAATATATTATGATACTCTGAAAAATTACTTGGGATGCGATTCTGTTATTGCGTTAAACTTAAGTATTAGTCAGCTTCCTGTTCCAACAGTATCAGGCAATCCCACACATTTCTGCGAAGGTGACAGTGCAATATTAAGCATAGGAAAATTCAAAAGCTATTTGTGGAATACGAGGGATACTACACAAAGTATTATAGTAAAAACTTCAGGAAATTATTATGTAAAAGTAAAGGATAGTAACAGCTGTGGGGATTCTTCTAATTCCATTAATATAACTGTTTTTGCCAATCCTGCTCCTGTAATAACGAAAGTGAGTAATAGTTTGCAAACGGGGAATTATTATACTTACCAATGGTATTTGAATAATGGTATTATAAATAATGCTACTTCACAAAATTATACTCCACTTACGGATGGAGACTATACAGTATTTGTTACAGACAGCAATGCTTGCAATGGCACGTCTGTTTTGTATACTGTAGGTTGGACGGGCATTTCAGCTATTAATGATGCTGAAATTAATATATTTCCAAATCCAACAAATGGAGATGTAATTATGGAATTTAATTCTACTTCAAACAAAATTATAACTATATATGACGCTTTTGGAAAGCAGATTTTGAATACGAAATTTTCGGACAAAACATATAAGGTTTCTCTCGACGAAAATTACGCAACTGGGATATATTTCTTTGTGGTAATTGAGGGTGGTAGAAATAATATATATAAAGTTGTTAAAGAACTTCGTTAG
- a CDS encoding TolC family protein, with amino-acid sequence MKKLLILGLTYLSLNAIQAQSTEENFSLQQAIDYGKKHNPTLLNSKLDADKSKEQVKEILSVGLPQVNGSVQWNDFLKLPASFIPNVFGGKPDEYLKLTFGTTHQITAAINASQLIFDGGYLVGLKASREVAILSQQLVAKSEIDVESNITKAYYAALILTENIKLVNENLTRIEKLLFEMKQMNKNGFVESLDVDKLELTLSNLQIAKANLENSKEIAYKAIKLQMGFDVTKPITLSDNLEKLYTADAGDMANTDFSVQGRIEYKLLREQQVLYTLDKQRYQYGYLPNLVLIGSVQSALNRNNDNLFKSTPQLPWVPSALVGLRLGVPIFDGFQKQSKIAQANIQLRKLQNDSANLSNALNLEYFAAKSKYQNAIKMLDLQKRSRDLSEKIYNTTSIKYKEGIANSFELQTADSDFKTAQTSYLNAIYELLTSKSDLKKAMGK; translated from the coding sequence ATGAAAAAACTGCTCATACTAGGGCTAACCTACTTATCGCTTAACGCCATACAGGCACAGTCGACAGAAGAAAATTTCTCGTTGCAACAAGCTATTGATTATGGCAAAAAGCACAACCCCACCCTGCTTAACTCCAAACTTGATGCTGACAAATCGAAAGAACAAGTGAAAGAAATTCTTTCGGTTGGCTTACCGCAAGTAAATGGTAGTGTGCAATGGAACGACTTTTTAAAATTGCCTGCTAGTTTTATTCCCAATGTATTTGGTGGAAAACCTGATGAATATCTGAAACTCACCTTTGGTACCACACACCAAATTACAGCAGCTATTAATGCTAGCCAACTTATTTTTGATGGTGGCTATTTGGTGGGGCTTAAAGCTTCGAGAGAAGTAGCTATATTATCGCAGCAATTGGTTGCCAAAAGTGAAATTGATGTTGAGTCGAATATTACAAAAGCATATTATGCCGCTTTAATTTTAACGGAAAATATTAAGCTCGTAAACGAAAACTTAACGAGGATAGAAAAACTTTTGTTCGAAATGAAACAAATGAACAAAAATGGTTTTGTAGAATCGCTGGATGTTGACAAATTAGAACTCACTCTTTCCAATCTTCAAATAGCAAAAGCAAATTTAGAAAACTCAAAAGAAATTGCCTATAAAGCTATCAAATTACAAATGGGTTTCGATGTTACAAAACCAATTACACTTTCCGATAACTTAGAAAAGCTATATACCGCCGATGCGGGCGATATGGCCAATACAGATTTTAGCGTGCAGGGCAGGATAGAATATAAACTTTTGAGAGAGCAACAAGTATTATATACACTCGACAAACAACGTTACCAATATGGTTATCTTCCCAATCTTGTATTGATAGGTTCTGTGCAAAGTGCATTGAACCGAAATAATGATAATCTATTCAAATCTACACCACAACTTCCTTGGGTTCCCTCTGCCTTGGTTGGGCTGCGACTAGGCGTTCCGATTTTCGATGGTTTCCAAAAACAAAGTAAAATAGCACAAGCAAATATACAATTGCGGAAATTACAAAACGATTCTGCTAATCTTTCAAATGCCTTGAACCTTGAATATTTTGCTGCAAAAAGTAAATATCAAAATGCTATTAAAATGCTCGATTTGCAAAAAAGAAGTAGAGACTTATCGGAGAAAATATATAATACTACTTCTATCAAATATAAAGAAGGTATTGCTAATAGTTTTGAATTGCAAACGGCAGATAGCGATTTTAAAACAGCACAAACAAGTTATCTAAATGCTATATATGAATTACTCACCTCCAAATCGGATTTGAAAAAAGCAATGGGAAAATAA
- a CDS encoding efflux RND transporter permease subunit: MKDLTKEFKPTSWSIDNKTTIFVIAAILTITGIMSYIGLPKEKFPDIVVPTISVQTIFPGTSPTDIENLITKPIEKKLKAINGVKKLTSTSIQNVSIIIVEFNTDKKPDECKQKVKEAVDLSEQELPNDPARKEPFVKEFDFSEQPIMNVNLAGNFDLNKLKKYADQIKDHIESLPQITRVDIVGALDREIHINMDLSRMQAANVTMTDIENAIRFENTTVPSGNLKTDELNRSISVKGQFIDPKQMENIVIRSMSGATIYLKDIADILDTYKERESYARLEGKNVVTLNVIKKAGENLIQSSDTIRGIVEHLKNTQFPKELEVSITGDQSSQTRVTLHDLINTIVIGFILVTLILMFFMGATNAIFVGLSVPLSCFIAFLVFPSIGFSLNMIVLFAFLLALGIVVDDAIVVIENTHRIFNNGKVPIVKAAKYAAGEVFVPVLAGTLTMLAPFIPLAFWTGIIGKFMFYLPITLIVTLLASLVVAYIFNPVFAVQFMKPHGAEFVDKAKRKKSRRNGLILFAVLAFIGYIQGSFFMGNLMVVIYLLVLFHRYVLESTIKNFQEKVWPKVINSYERLLNRVLKGKRPALMLGGTFLLLILSFMLVGMSGLKVVFFPKGQPNFVNVFINTPVGSDVTYTDSLTKIVEKRVMKVVGDEINDGGIVESVISNVAIGANDPGDPDQSPGSHKAKVSIAFVEFAKRNGKSTSDYLDKVRSEVKGIPGVEITIDQEKAGPPTGKPISIEIMGDDLKELTATGRSLKKYLDSCKIGGVEELKSDLNSNKPEILIQVDRDRALREGLYTGQIGNEIRKALAGTEISKFRDENDDYPIVLRLKENDRDNLDDMLNMKITYRDMNMQGAIRQVPLASVAKIEYTHGYGAIHRKNQNRIVTLGSNVLNGYNPNEVVAVVQEKLKGFKVPSNIVVQFGGEQEQQKETGSFLGRAMLISLGLIFLILVLQFNSVTKPLIILSEILFSIIGVLLGFVIFRMDISIIMTGIGIVALAGIVVRNGILLVEFADMLMQQGWELKAAVIEAGRTRMTPVLLTASATILGLMPLAVGLNIDFYTLFSNGNPHIFFGGDSVAFWGPLSWTMIYGLGFATFLTLILVPAMYLINERLRERIMGGPRKWSSDEEVVVVEEVKEIE; encoded by the coding sequence ATGAAAGATTTAACAAAAGAATTTAAACCCACGAGTTGGAGTATAGACAATAAAACTACCATATTTGTAATAGCGGCTATCCTTACTATTACGGGTATCATGTCTTATATTGGTTTGCCTAAGGAAAAATTCCCTGATATTGTTGTACCAACCATCTCGGTACAAACTATATTTCCTGGAACTTCGCCTACTGATATAGAAAACTTGATTACAAAACCCATTGAGAAAAAATTAAAAGCAATCAATGGCGTAAAAAAATTAACTAGTACTTCTATACAAAATGTATCTATTATAATAGTAGAATTTAATACGGATAAAAAACCAGATGAGTGCAAACAAAAAGTAAAAGAAGCGGTTGATTTATCGGAACAAGAATTGCCAAACGACCCTGCACGAAAAGAACCTTTTGTAAAGGAATTCGACTTTAGCGAACAGCCTATTATGAATGTAAATTTGGCAGGTAATTTTGACTTGAACAAGTTAAAAAAATATGCTGACCAGATAAAAGACCACATAGAATCACTACCACAAATTACCCGTGTAGATATAGTAGGAGCATTAGACAGAGAGATTCATATCAACATGGACTTGAGCCGCATGCAAGCTGCCAATGTTACCATGACGGATATAGAAAATGCCATACGTTTTGAAAATACCACAGTACCATCGGGCAATTTAAAAACAGACGAACTTAATCGTTCCATCAGTGTAAAAGGTCAGTTTATAGACCCCAAACAAATGGAGAATATTGTTATACGATCCATGAGTGGTGCTACTATATATTTAAAAGATATTGCCGATATACTAGACACTTATAAAGAACGCGAAAGCTATGCACGACTGGAAGGAAAGAATGTAGTAACTTTAAATGTAATTAAAAAAGCTGGTGAAAATTTAATACAATCCAGCGACACGATTAGAGGTATAGTTGAACATCTCAAAAACACACAATTTCCCAAAGAATTAGAGGTTAGTATTACAGGCGATCAATCGAGCCAAACACGTGTAACACTTCACGATTTGATTAATACCATTGTAATAGGATTTATATTAGTTACCCTTATATTAATGTTCTTTATGGGGGCTACCAATGCTATATTTGTTGGCCTCTCCGTTCCGCTATCATGCTTTATTGCATTTTTAGTTTTCCCCAGTATTGGTTTCTCCTTAAATATGATAGTGCTGTTTGCATTTTTATTGGCATTAGGTATTGTGGTGGATGATGCAATTGTGGTAATTGAAAACACGCACCGTATATTTAATAATGGAAAAGTCCCTATTGTGAAAGCGGCAAAATATGCAGCGGGTGAAGTATTTGTTCCTGTACTTGCGGGTACACTCACCATGCTTGCACCCTTTATCCCACTGGCGTTCTGGACGGGTATTATAGGAAAATTCATGTTCTATTTGCCTATTACTTTAATAGTAACTTTGCTTGCATCATTGGTGGTGGCCTATATATTCAATCCTGTATTTGCAGTGCAATTTATGAAACCACATGGAGCAGAATTTGTAGATAAAGCAAAACGAAAAAAGAGCCGCAGAAATGGTTTAATATTATTTGCTGTTTTAGCTTTTATAGGATATATACAAGGGAGTTTCTTTATGGGAAATCTAATGGTTGTTATATATTTATTGGTACTATTTCACCGTTATGTTTTGGAAAGTACTATCAAAAATTTCCAAGAAAAAGTATGGCCAAAAGTTATTAATAGTTATGAGAGATTATTGAATCGTGTGCTTAAGGGCAAACGCCCTGCATTAATGCTTGGTGGCACGTTTCTACTATTAATATTATCATTTATGCTAGTAGGAATGTCTGGACTTAAAGTTGTATTTTTTCCTAAAGGCCAACCCAATTTTGTAAATGTATTTATTAATACTCCTGTGGGCAGTGACGTAACCTATACCGACTCATTAACTAAAATAGTGGAGAAACGAGTAATGAAAGTGGTGGGCGACGAAATAAACGACGGTGGAATTGTAGAATCTGTTATATCCAATGTAGCTATAGGTGCCAATGACCCCGGAGACCCTGATCAATCGCCCGGTTCGCACAAAGCAAAAGTTTCTATAGCATTTGTAGAATTTGCAAAACGTAACGGTAAATCTACCTCCGATTATTTAGATAAAGTACGAAGTGAAGTGAAAGGAATACCTGGTGTAGAAATTACGATCGACCAAGAAAAAGCAGGCCCCCCTACTGGCAAGCCTATTAGTATAGAAATAATGGGTGACGATTTAAAAGAACTCACTGCCACAGGACGTAGTCTAAAAAAATATTTAGATTCCTGCAAAATTGGTGGTGTGGAAGAATTAAAAAGTGACCTTAATAGTAACAAACCCGAAATACTAATACAAGTAGATCGCGACCGTGCCTTGCGTGAAGGATTATATACAGGCCAAATAGGAAACGAAATTCGCAAAGCACTTGCAGGAACAGAAATTTCGAAGTTCCGCGACGAGAATGATGACTATCCCATTGTATTGCGATTGAAAGAAAACGACCGCGATAATTTGGACGATATGCTCAATATGAAAATTACGTATCGTGACATGAATATGCAAGGAGCAATTAGACAAGTTCCTCTTGCATCGGTAGCTAAAATAGAATATACACATGGCTACGGTGCTATACATCGCAAAAATCAAAATCGCATAGTTACTTTGGGTAGTAATGTATTAAACGGATACAACCCAAACGAAGTAGTGGCAGTGGTTCAAGAAAAACTAAAAGGTTTTAAAGTACCGAGTAATATAGTAGTACAATTTGGAGGTGAGCAAGAGCAACAAAAAGAAACAGGTTCATTCCTCGGCAGGGCCATGCTTATATCTTTGGGCCTAATATTTTTAATATTGGTATTACAATTTAATTCAGTAACAAAACCCTTAATTATATTATCCGAAATCCTATTTTCTATCATTGGTGTTTTATTGGGTTTTGTTATATTTAGAATGGATATTTCTATAATCATGACAGGTATTGGAATTGTAGCACTGGCGGGTATCGTGGTGCGAAATGGGATTTTGCTGGTGGAGTTTGCAGATATGCTGATGCAGCAAGGTTGGGAACTAAAAGCCGCAGTGATAGAAGCAGGACGTACCCGTATGACTCCTGTGTTACTTACTGCCTCTGCAACTATACTGGGTTTAATGCCATTGGCAGTTGGACTTAATATTGATTTTTATACTTTATTTTCCAATGGCAATCCACATATATTCTTTGGTGGTGATTCGGTAGCATTTTGGGGTCCCTTATCATGGACTATGATATATGGACTTGGCTTTGCAACTTTCCTCACGCTTATATTAGTTCCAGCCATGTATTTAATTAACGAACGCCTGCGTGAACGTATTATGGGAGGCCCACGTAAGTGGAGTAGTGATGAAGAAGTGGTGGTGGTGGAAGAGGTGAAGGAAATAGAATAA